One genomic region from Deltaproteobacteria bacterium encodes:
- a CDS encoding DUF1080 domain-containing protein, which produces MGAPFTISGLALLVASAAIAGSVTHVNFDSFATGQPPQGFSTALTGGGGLVSWVVQEDATAPSAGKVLTQTSRDTTNSRFPLCVYDAIATIDLSVSVRFKPISGTVDQAAGIVWRYQDAKNYYIVRANALENNVVLYKVENGSRSDLKPAGAWPLAYGKKAPVPAGQWSTLAVVARGARFEVHLNGEHLFDVEDTTFPSAGKVGLWTKADSVTSFDDFAIEPLDSAKP; this is translated from the coding sequence ATGGGTGCCCCGTTTACAATCTCAGGGCTCGCACTGCTGGTGGCGTCCGCAGCCATTGCGGGAAGCGTCACCCACGTCAACTTCGACTCGTTCGCCACAGGTCAACCACCGCAGGGCTTCAGCACGGCGCTCACCGGCGGCGGTGGCCTCGTCTCCTGGGTCGTGCAGGAAGACGCAACGGCGCCGAGCGCCGGTAAAGTGCTCACGCAGACGAGCCGCGACACCACCAATTCTCGCTTCCCCCTTTGTGTCTACGACGCGATCGCTACGATTGATCTGAGTGTGTCGGTCCGCTTCAAACCTATCTCCGGCACTGTCGATCAGGCCGCCGGAATCGTGTGGCGCTATCAGGACGCCAAGAACTATTACATCGTTCGCGCCAACGCGCTGGAGAACAACGTCGTCCTCTACAAGGTAGAGAACGGCAGCCGTAGCGACCTCAAGCCCGCCGGAGCGTGGCCGCTCGCCTACGGCAAGAAGGCACCGGTGCCTGCCGGCCAGTGGAGCACGCTCGCGGTAGTCGCCCGAGGAGCACGCTTCGAGGTGCATCTGAACGGCGAACATCTCTTCGACGTCGAGGACACAACCTTTCCGAGTGCCGGCAAAGTCGGTCTCTGGACCAAGGCCGACAGCGTGACCTCGTTTGACGACTTCGCGATTGAGCCACTGGATAGTGCGAAGCCATGA
- a CDS encoding chromate transporter, with translation MNQTIASRHDEQPAIVPCTLNQLLFYFLHLGTFGFGGPIALAGYMQRDLVEKRRWISKQDYVEGLALAQLAPGPLAAQLAIYLGWVRAGNLGATLVAGAFVLPSFVMVLALSWLYLRYGGLWWMQGLFYGIGAAVIAIIARSAFKLVRMTLSRDALLWGIFALSAVVTAWTESEVVWLFVLSGLAVLVLRAAPRPAAAAVFVPWFFTGLDGPAPSSTLATIAWYFAEAGAFVFGSGLAIVPFLYGGVVQDFHWLTEQQFLDAVAVAMITPGPVVITVAFIGYLVAGPAGATVAAIGVFLPCYLFVVIPAKYFRQSVNNRHVRAFVDGVTAAATGAIAGAAFVLGRRAIFDIPTALIALVTLVVLARVKKIPEPLVIASAGVAGLMLNGGIAP, from the coding sequence ATGAACCAAACGATTGCCAGCCGTCACGACGAGCAACCCGCCATCGTGCCCTGCACGCTGAACCAACTCCTATTCTACTTTCTGCATCTCGGCACCTTCGGCTTTGGCGGCCCGATCGCGCTCGCCGGTTACATGCAACGTGACCTGGTCGAGAAGCGACGCTGGATCTCGAAGCAGGACTATGTCGAGGGTCTCGCGCTGGCGCAGCTTGCGCCCGGTCCGCTCGCCGCCCAACTCGCCATCTACCTCGGTTGGGTCCGTGCCGGGAATCTCGGCGCCACGCTCGTGGCGGGCGCATTCGTCCTGCCGTCGTTCGTCATGGTGCTGGCCCTCTCGTGGCTCTACCTGCGCTACGGCGGTCTCTGGTGGATGCAGGGTCTCTTCTACGGGATTGGGGCGGCCGTGATTGCCATCATCGCGCGCAGCGCCTTCAAGCTCGTGCGCATGACGCTCAGCCGCGACGCGCTTCTGTGGGGTATCTTCGCGCTGAGCGCCGTCGTCACGGCGTGGACCGAGTCGGAGGTCGTGTGGCTCTTCGTACTCTCCGGCCTCGCCGTGCTCGTCCTACGCGCTGCGCCGCGGCCCGCTGCCGCAGCCGTCTTCGTGCCGTGGTTCTTCACTGGCCTCGACGGCCCGGCACCGAGCAGCACGCTCGCCACCATCGCCTGGTACTTCGCGGAAGCGGGCGCATTCGTCTTCGGGAGCGGACTAGCGATCGTGCCGTTCCTGTACGGCGGTGTCGTGCAGGACTTCCACTGGCTCACCGAGCAGCAGTTTCTCGACGCAGTCGCGGTCGCCATGATCACCCCCGGCCCCGTGGTCATTACCGTCGCCTTCATCGGCTACCTGGTCGCCGGCCCCGCCGGGGCCACCGTGGCCGCCATCGGCGTGTTTCTCCCCTGCTACCTCTTCGTGGTCATCCCGGCGAAGTACTTCCGACAGTCGGTCAACAACCGCCACGTCAGAGCCTTCGTTGACGGGGTGACGGCAGCTGCGACCGGTGCGATCGCCGGTGCGGCATTCGTACTCGGCCGCCGCGCGATCTTCGATATCCCGACGGCGCTTATCGCGCTGGTAACGCTGGTGGTACTAGCACGAGTCAAAAAGATCCCGGAGCCGCTGGTGATCGCCAGCGCCGGGGTCGCCGGACTGATGCTCAATGGGGGGATCGCCCCCTAA
- a CDS encoding chromate resistance protein produces the protein MAAAEERWLLLIHQLPPKPDYFRVKIWRRLQRLGAVAIKNSVYVLPRSDQSQEDFQWIVREVTEGGGEASVCAARFVDGLSDTQIEALFHAARAADYAQIAEEARTIAAELPAEHASSNDQATAFHAQVTRLRKRFAEVAALDFFDAPGREATAGLLQALEARVQSADTPTERVLIDPTELRGRTWVTRRGIHVDRMASGWLIKRFIDSAARFKYVATREYRPGAGELRFDMFEGDFTHEGDHCTFEVLLTRCGITDPALRPIAEIVHDIDLKDGKFGRAETTGIDRLIAGIAMAHKEDEDRLERARAVFDDLYEYYRRKRA, from the coding sequence ATGGCAGCCGCCGAGGAGCGCTGGTTGTTGCTGATCCACCAGCTACCGCCGAAGCCCGACTACTTCCGCGTCAAGATCTGGCGCCGCCTGCAACGGCTCGGGGCCGTTGCAATCAAGAACTCTGTGTACGTGCTGCCGCGGAGCGACCAGTCCCAGGAGGACTTTCAATGGATCGTCCGCGAAGTCACGGAGGGTGGCGGCGAGGCTTCCGTCTGCGCGGCTCGCTTTGTCGATGGTCTATCCGATACACAAATCGAGGCTCTCTTCCACGCCGCCCGCGCCGCCGACTACGCCCAGATCGCTGAGGAGGCCCGCACGATCGCGGCCGAGTTGCCGGCCGAGCACGCGAGCAGTAACGATCAAGCCACCGCCTTCCACGCCCAGGTAACCCGGCTCCGGAAGCGGTTCGCGGAGGTGGCGGCACTCGACTTCTTCGACGCCCCCGGCAGGGAAGCTACGGCAGGGCTTCTCCAAGCCCTAGAGGCGCGCGTGCAAAGCGCAGACACCCCCACGGAGAGGGTGCTCATCGATCCCACAGAGCTCCGCGGTCGTACATGGGTCACGCGTCGGGGCATCCACGTCGATCGCATGGCGAGCGGGTGGCTCATCAAGCGCTTCATCGATAGTGCCGCGCGCTTCAAGTACGTCGCCACACGCGAATACCGCCCCGGAGCCGGCGAACTGCGCTTCGACATGTTCGAGGGCGACTTCACCCACGAAGGCGACCACTGCACTTTCGAAGTACTGCTCACGCGCTGCGGCATCACCGACCCTGCGCTGCGACCGATTGCCGAGATCGTCCACGATATCGACCTCAAGGACGGCAAGTTCGGGCGCGCGGAGACCACCGGAATCGACAGGCTCATCGCGGGCATCGCGATGGCGCACAAAGAGGATGAAGACCGCCTCGAACGTGCACGCGCAGTCTTCGACGACCTGTACGAGTACTACCGGAGGAAACGCGCATGA
- a CDS encoding superoxide dismutase: protein MADPTVPIGPAPAYRGRNEVKPLPFPADKLTGLSEKLITSHHQNNYAGAVKRLNQIQQQLGSLPPDAAPYQVGALKREELIATNSMILHELYFGNLGGNGKPSGAAVDMLKVEYGTFEAWDHEFRLGCLSLGGGSGWMILSYDPHNASVHSYWAADHTHSLAGGVPLLVMDMYEHAYQMDYGANAKGYVDAIFQNINWDEVNKRAERARRQVG from the coding sequence ATGGCTGACCCAACGGTCCCGATCGGCCCCGCGCCTGCCTACCGCGGGCGCAACGAGGTCAAACCTCTACCGTTCCCTGCCGACAAGCTCACGGGCCTCTCCGAGAAGCTCATCACCTCGCACCACCAGAACAACTACGCCGGTGCCGTGAAGCGACTGAACCAGATTCAGCAACAGCTCGGCTCGCTCCCGCCCGACGCGGCACCTTATCAGGTCGGCGCGCTCAAGCGCGAGGAGCTCATCGCCACCAACTCCATGATTCTCCACGAACTCTATTTCGGAAACCTCGGCGGCAACGGGAAACCGAGCGGCGCAGCGGTCGACATGCTCAAAGTCGAGTACGGCACCTTCGAGGCCTGGGATCACGAATTCCGCCTCGGCTGCCTATCTCTCGGCGGTGGTTCCGGGTGGATGATCCTCAGTTACGATCCACACAACGCGAGTGTGCACAGCTACTGGGCGGCCGACCACACACACAGCCTGGCCGGTGGTGTGCCCCTGCTTGTCATGGACATGTACGAGCACGCCTACCAGATGGACTACGGCGCCAACGCCAAGGGTTACGTCGACGCCATTTTCCAGAACATCAACTGGGACGAAGTGAACAAACGCGCAGAGCGGGCGCGTCGACAGGTCGGTTGA
- a CDS encoding YncE family protein has protein sequence MIIRSFRAAVAATVALAACTLVLVPQVAGQDTPPAAVACAYVTSFGGEDVCAIEVPSGKALGCVRTGAKPHGVAVAADGRRVYVSNEGANSVAVVDASALRVTAEVAVGRAPNQLALTPKGDRLWVTNNSDSTISVIDTERLAVERTLPVGRGPHVVVTNGARNIAVVTSEGDGALDVFDLTTLKPLSHIPVFAFPRVLAVTPAGDTAYLTVRWINGALVVDLSGRGPRERIALGETRFAPEGKDAHGLALTPDGETVLLTTQITNELTFVDAKTLAVEGACTSDGIPTGWK, from the coding sequence ATGATTATCCGCAGCTTCAGGGCGGCCGTCGCCGCAACCGTTGCGCTCGCCGCATGTACATTGGTGTTGGTCCCACAGGTGGCTGGGCAGGACACGCCGCCTGCAGCCGTGGCCTGCGCGTACGTGACGAGCTTCGGCGGTGAGGATGTCTGCGCGATCGAGGTACCGAGCGGTAAGGCGCTGGGCTGCGTGCGGACAGGGGCGAAGCCGCACGGGGTGGCTGTGGCGGCCGACGGGCGTCGAGTCTACGTCTCAAACGAGGGGGCGAATTCGGTTGCGGTCGTTGACGCTTCAGCTCTGCGCGTGACCGCGGAGGTGGCCGTAGGCCGCGCACCAAATCAGCTGGCGTTGACCCCCAAGGGCGACCGCTTGTGGGTCACGAACAATTCGGACTCGACCATCTCCGTGATCGACACGGAGCGCCTCGCGGTCGAACGAACGCTCCCGGTTGGCCGAGGACCGCATGTGGTGGTGACCAACGGCGCTCGCAACATCGCCGTCGTCACCTCCGAAGGCGATGGCGCCCTTGACGTGTTCGATCTCACGACCTTGAAGCCGCTCTCCCACATACCGGTGTTCGCCTTTCCTCGCGTGCTGGCGGTGACACCCGCGGGCGACACGGCCTATCTGACCGTCCGCTGGATCAACGGGGCGCTCGTCGTCGACCTATCGGGCCGCGGCCCGCGTGAGCGCATCGCCCTCGGCGAGACGCGCTTCGCGCCGGAAGGAAAGGACGCCCACGGTCTGGCTTTGACCCCGGACGGCGAAACGGTGCTGCTCACCACGCAGATCACGAACGAGCTGACGTTCGTCGATGCGAAGACGCTCGCGGTCGAGGGGGCGTGCACGTCGGACGGAATCCCAACTGGGTGGAAGTGA